The DNA region GAAGAATTTCTCCGGGTATCCCCCTGGCAGCTATCGCGATCGACCGGAAACCCAAACGCCTGTACCGAACCTCCTGTTTGCTGGAGACTGGGTAAAAATGCCTTTCCCCTGTGGATTAATGGAACGGGCAGTCAGTAGTGGTCTACTGGCCAGTAATACCATCCTGCACCAGGAAGGGTTACAACGGCGGGCCTTATTTACGGTCAAGCCCAAGGGAATGCTGTCAATTTTGACATGAAGCCTGAAAGGGTGTGGGATTTATTCCTTAAGATGCAGCAAAGGTAGTTAAGTATGGTTGCTTAATCAGGCTTTTCTGGCTTGCAAGCTAGACAATAGTAGTATTGGCTCAACGCATTAATCCCGTAGGGTGCTGTTAGCGTCAGCATAACGCACCGCTTATGCGAGTTGACCTGATGAGTCAGTACAAATGGTTGTCAGGGTTGAAAGCCTGCGAGGAGTATCCTCTTAGCAGAATTAGTGACAGCAATTCAAGCCGCTCGGAGCTTTGTGGCTACTTAAGGAGGCATCTATAGCGAAGCTTGCTTTGCTAATAGGAGTCAGTGAATATCAGGATGGGTTAAGCCCCTTGCCCAGTGCAGTAAGAGATGTGGAAGCCATGCAACGGGTATTACACCAGCCTGAAACGGGTGGATTTGATCAGGTTAAACCCCTCATCGATCCTGATCCCCTGCTGATGCAGCAGGAGATTGAAGCCTTATTTGCAGACCGTTCCAAAGATGATCTGGTGCTGCTTTTCTTTTCCGGCCACGGTATTAAGGACGATACAGGCAAGCTTTATTTTGCCACTCGCATCACCCGTAAAACCTCAAAGGGAGAATTAATCCGTTCCACTGCCGTTCCAGCGAGTTTTGTGTGCGAGATTATGAGTAACAGTCGTTCTAAACGGCAGATTGTGATCTTGGACTGTTGCTTTAGTGGGGCCTTCGCAGAAGACATGACTGCCAAAGATGATGGCTCCGTGAGTATTCAGGCTCAACTGGGTGGGGAAGGACGGGCTGTACTGACTTCCTCGACCTCGACTCAATATTCCTTTGAACAAAAGGGAAGTAACCTTTCTATTTACACGGAATATTTAGTCAAAGGAATTGAAACCGGAGAAGCCGACCTGGATAATGATGGCGCAATCTCAGTGGATGAACTGCACGATTATGCCCGACAACACGTGCAGGAAGCCGCTCCTACCATGAAGCCAGAAATTTATGCGGTGCGGGAAGGATTCCGGATTCGGTTAGCAAAAGCCAGAATTGCAGACCCTAAGTTGCGCTATCGCAAAGCCGTTGAACAGGCTGCCAGTGGGGGCAAGATTTTTCCTGCTGATCGCCGCCTGCTAAATCACTTACAGACAGAAATTGGACTGTCGATCGCCGAGGCAGCCGCTATTGAGGTAGAGGTTTTACAGACTTATTGGGACTATCAGGACAATCTGGAGCAGTATCGCCAAATTTTGGAAAAGGTGTTGCAATCTGAGCGGCCCCTGAGTTTACAAACTCAGAGGAAACTTGAACAATTTCAAACCCGGTGGAACCTTAAACCAGAAGACGTGAAACAAGTAGAAGCCCAATTACTCAAACAATTTCATGGCAGTCAAGCTGCTATCAGTTCTACCAGTTCTGAGAGCGCTGAACGTTTGCACAATTGGGTTCCTCCAACCGTTGATTACTCCAGTCCCCCAATTCAAACGGCTCTTCCACCCGCTGAAGTTCCAGTTCCTGATGCAGTCGAAGTTCCTCCGGTTATCCACCCACACAAAGAGCATCCTACTCGTTTTGGTTGGGTTCTTGCGATCGTTCTGGTAATCGCGGCAGGAGCCGGATACGGAGGATTTCAGTTGATTTCTAAGTTATCTGAATCGTATTCCGTCCCCCCCACTCCATCCTCTCAATTCCCAGAAACGCCTGCTGCAGGAACTTGCGTAACCAATAATTTCTCTGGCAGGCTCAACATCCGCTCTGGCCCCAGTCGTCAATCAGCGATCATCAGTTCTCTCAATCCTGAGCAACAAGCCACGGCAACCGGAGAAGAAATTAACGGGTGGATTAAGATTTCTGCGCCTGTGGAAGGCTGGATCTTCAAAAGTTACACGCGATCGTGTTCAACTGTCGAGATACCGCCCCCAACTCCAGCCCCTTCACCTTCACCCGCAGATTCCCCATCTTCTACCCCAAGTCCATCTCCCCCTACTTCCCCCTCAGCAGTCAGACCTGATCCTGAACAGTTTGTTCGAGATTACTTTGCAAACATCAATAACAGAGATTTTTCGCAGGGATGGGCCATGCTCTCAACCGATTTCCAACAAGAAGGATCCGGCGGATATCGTGATTATGCTGAATGGTGGTCAACGGTCGAGCGAGTGGATGTCGTGGAAACTAACCTTGTTGAGCAAACGCCTGACCTGGCTAAAGTGAATATTCGGGTGAAGTACTTTCTGAAGTCAGCCGTCTGTAAGCTAGATGTGAGACAGTGGACACTGAAGTGGGATGCTGATCAGAATATGTGGCTGCTGCATCATCGTGAATGGTTGGTTGAGCAAAAGGAATTGCTGGATTGCACTTAAGAAAAGGAGCATCTGGGGCTGACGCAGCGCTTTGTCCATGCTACTCTCAACGGTAGTTCTTTAGCCCCGATGATCGCTGATGGGTAGCCAATCCACCGCCAAAACTATTTTTCTGCTCGCCTCAATGGTGGGCTGGTTGATTGTGGGGGCCGCCCTGATGTATTTGTTTCCCGTCCTGGCCGATCGTCTGGTTTCCTCTGACCTGACCCACTTATGGATGGCAAACCTCAGCCGCAGTGGATACAACCCGATGCTGGGCTGGCTAGGAGGAGGCAGTGCTTTAATTGTGACTGTGGTTGCGACCCTGATCTGGCACCAATGGTTTGAAGGCAAAATTTAGTTTGTAGGTTAGGTTGAGCACCGTCAAGCTTTTGATCGATTCCCTATCCACTTCAGCGAAACCCAACGGCTAGAGGCTTTGGCATAGCTTCAAAGTTGGGTTTCATGCTTC from Leptodesmis sichuanensis A121 includes:
- a CDS encoding caspase, EACC1-associated type — translated: MLIGVSEYQDGLSPLPSAVRDVEAMQRVLHQPETGGFDQVKPLIDPDPLLMQQEIEALFADRSKDDLVLLFFSGHGIKDDTGKLYFATRITRKTSKGELIRSTAVPASFVCEIMSNSRSKRQIVILDCCFSGAFAEDMTAKDDGSVSIQAQLGGEGRAVLTSSTSTQYSFEQKGSNLSIYTEYLVKGIETGEADLDNDGAISVDELHDYARQHVQEAAPTMKPEIYAVREGFRIRLAKARIADPKLRYRKAVEQAASGGKIFPADRRLLNHLQTEIGLSIAEAAAIEVEVLQTYWDYQDNLEQYRQILEKVLQSERPLSLQTQRKLEQFQTRWNLKPEDVKQVEAQLLKQFHGSQAAISSTSSESAERLHNWVPPTVDYSSPPIQTALPPAEVPVPDAVEVPPVIHPHKEHPTRFGWVLAIVLVIAAGAGYGGFQLISKLSESYSVPPTPSSQFPETPAAGTCVTNNFSGRLNIRSGPSRQSAIISSLNPEQQATATGEEINGWIKISAPVEGWIFKSYTRSCSTVEIPPPTPAPSPSPADSPSSTPSPSPPTSPSAVRPDPEQFVRDYFANINNRDFSQGWAMLSTDFQQEGSGGYRDYAEWWSTVERVDVVETNLVEQTPDLAKVNIRVKYFLKSAVCKLDVRQWTLKWDADQNMWLLHHREWLVEQKELLDCT